The sequence below is a genomic window from Labilithrix sp..
GTCGGCGAGCTGGCGATCGACGTCGACGAGCGCGCGCGGCTCACCTTCGCTCGCGCCGAAGTGACGGTAGTCGAAGACGAGCGCGGCGAGGCCCGCCGCGACGAAGCGCTCGGCGAACGCGTCGAGCCGATGACCACGGAGCCCGGAGAAGCCGTGCGCGAGGACGACGCACGCGTGCGGCGCGGACGACGACGGACGGTAGAGCCACGCTCCGCAGCGGACGCCGCCGGACTCGAACGTCACGTCCTCGCGCGGCACGTGTCAGCGCGCGAGGGCGGTCAGCGCGACGACGACCGCCGCGCCGAGGCACAGCGTCAGTCCCGTCATCACCGTCAGCGCCCAGCGCGCGTCGCTCGAGTAGCGCTTGCTGCTCCAGAGCGCGGCGAGCCCGATCGGCGGGACCATGATGAGGAGCGTGCCGAGCGCGATCGGATCCTCGTACCAGGCGCGCGGTCGGTTCGACTCCAGCGTGGAGCCCAGCGCGCCGTGGCCGTGACCCGCGCGCACCGCGGCGGCGCGCTGCGCGTCGGCGTGGAGCTTCCGCCGCTGGATCGCGGCGAGGTCCTCCGGCGTCATCGCGGGCAGGACCTTCGCGTGCCGCGCGGGGTCGCGACGGAACGGCGGCGTGTCCGGACGCTTCGCCCTCGGCGCCGGCGTCGAAGGCGCGGCCACGATCGGCTTCGCCGGCGGCAGCGAATTCAGGAACGCTTGCGCGTCCGGCGGGATCGGCAAGAAGACGCATTTCTTCAGCGCGGAGCGGCTCTTGATGTCCCACCCGCGCGGCCAGAGGTTCCGCGGCGACTCCTTCAGCCACCCGTTTCCGATCAACGTGTTGACGCTCCGGTGTGGGGTCGGCGTTCGCATCGCGTAGCTATCTATGGTGATACGTCGCTCGCCGGACGCAAGGGCTCTCCTTCCGGCGTCATCCATCCGGGTGACACGCGCGCTGCGCCGGAACGTGCTCGCCGAAGCGCGGCGCGGCCGATGATGAAGAAAAAAGGCGGAAGATGTCGGAGCTTTAGCTTGCTCGTCTCGTCGCCGTAGATGGCCTGGACCGGGACCTCGCGGATGCGCTCGGCGCGCGCCGCGAGCTGCCCGAGGAGATCGTTCGGGTAGCCGAAGCCCGGCCAGAGCCCCGCGAGGTCGAGCCCCTCCGTCGCTCGCCGCGCGAGGGCGGTGTACCCGCACTGCGAATCGCGGATCGGCTCGCGGATCGCGAGGCTCGTGAGGAGCGAGAAGACGCGGCCGCCGATCCAGCGCGGGAGGCCCATCTTCCGGTGGACCCCGTACGCGCCCATGCGGTCGCCCTTCACGTAGTCGGCCTGCCCGCGGACGATCGGCATCACGACCGCAGCGAGATCGTCGGGGTGCATCTGCCCGTCGCCCGCCATCACCGCGATCGCGTCGAGCGCGTCGCCGCCCTCGCGCAGCGCCTCCGCGTAGCCGGTCGCGATCGCGGCGCCGACGCCGCGCCGCTCGTCGTGGCGCAGCACGCGGACGCGGGGATCGCCGCCCGAGAGCGCGACCTGCCCCGTCCCGTCGCCGCTGCCGTCGTCGACGACGAAGACGTGATCGACGAACCGCGGCATCGTCGCGATCACCCGGCCGATGTGGAGCGCCTCGTCCAGCGCGGGGACGACGACGTAGACCTTCCGTTCGTGCAGCATTTCAGGGAAAAACCGGCCTCACGAGCCCGGCGCCGATGTGACACACGTCCGTCACACGGCTAGAGTACTTCGCCAGTATGGCCCGAATCCTGGTGATCGAGGACGAAACGGACATCCAGCAGGTCCTCGACTACAACCTTCGCGAGAAGGGGCACAAGGTCTACATCGCCGGGACCGGCGAAGAAGGCCTCAAGCTCGCGAAGGAGAAGCGGCCCGACCTCGTCCTCCTCGACCTCATGCTCCCCGGGATCCCGGGCACCGAGGTCTGCAAGATGCTCAAGGCCGACGCGGCGACGAAGAACACGCAGGTCGTGATGCTCACCGCGAAGGGCGAGGAGATCGATCGCGTCGTCGGCTTCGAGCTCGGCGCCGACGACTACGTCGTGAAGCCGTTCAGCGTGCGCGAGCTCCTCCTCCGCGTGCAGGCGATCCTGCGGCGCTCGCAAGGCGAGCAGGAGGCGGCGCAGGGCTTCGAGTTCGGCACGCTCAAGGTCGATCGCGAGGCGCATCGCGTCTGGGCGAACGGGAACGAGCTCGAGCTCACCGCGCTCGAGTTCAAGCTGCTCGTCACGCTCTACGACCGCAGGAACCGCGTGCAGACGCGCTCCGCGCTCCTCAGCGACGTCTGGGGCATCGACGCGGACATCACGACGCGCACCGTCGACACGCACGTGAAGCGCCTCCGCGAGAAGCTCGGGAGCGCGGGCGACTACATCGAGACCGTGCGCGGCGTGGGCTACCGCTTCACCGACTCGCCGGAGGCGGCGCAGCCGAACGGTGACGCGGTGCCGTGAGCGTCAAGCTTCGGCTCCGGCTCTTCCTGCTCGTCTGGGCGGTCATCGCCGCCTCGGTGTACTGGGCCAGCCGCGCGCCCGCGAGCGCGCTCGGCATCGGCTTCGTCGCGGCCGCGATCGTCACCGTCGTCTCCGTGCGCTGGTTCGACGAGACCGTGCGCCCGATCACGACCGCGCACGAGCAGCTCGCCGGAAACTTCTCGCGCGCGGCGTACGAGCTCGCCGGCGAGCGCGACCTCGTGCGGCGTATCTTGGACGGCATGCAGGAGGGCGTCCTCCTCCTCGACAAGGACGGGCGCGTCGCGCTGATGAACCCGTCGCTCCGCGAGATGTTGCTCCTCCAGGCCGACGTCATCGGCAAGCCGCTCCTCGAGGTCGTTCGCCACGCCGAGCTGAAGGAGATCCTCGACCGCGCGCGCACGACGAAGAAGCGGAGCGAAGGTGAGGTCGAGGTCGGCGGGCTCAAGCCGCGCCACCTGCTCGTGCGCGCGACCGCGTTCACCGGATCGATGGGCGCGCTGGCCAAGACGCGCTCCGAGGACGGGGCGCTCCTCGCGGTCTTCTTCGACGTCACCGACGTGCGCCGCCTCGAGTCGCTGCGCCGCGACTTCGTCGCGAACGTCTCGCACGAGCTGCGCACGCCCGTCACCGCGGTGCTCTCCGCCGCGGAGACGCTCGACCTCGCGCTCGACAAGGACCCCGAAGGCGCGCGTCGCTTCCTCGGCATCATCGAGCGCAACGCGTCGCGGCTGCAGGGCCTGATCGAGGACCTCCTCGATCTCTCGCGCATCGAGTCGCGCGAGCTCCGCCTCCGCCCGGAGCGGTTCGGCTTCGAGAGCTTCGCCGCGCACCTCGTCGGGCTGTTCCGCGAGCGCGCCGACAAGAAGAGGATCACGCTGCGCCTCGATTGTCCGCGCGCGCTCGAGATCGACTGCGATCGCCGCGCGCTCGAGCAGGTGCTCACGAACCTCGTCGACAACGCGGTGAAGTACTGCCCCGAAGGCTGCGCGATCTCGCTCCACGCCGAGCGCACCGAGAAGGCGACGCTGATCCGCGTCGTCGACGACGGCCCCGGCATCGCGGCGCAGCACATCGCGCGCCTGTTCGAGCGCTTCTACCGCGTCGACGCGGGGCGCTCGCGCGAGATGGGCGGCACCGGCCTCGGCCTCTCGATCTGCAAGCACCTCGTCGAGGCGATGGGCGGCAGCATCGACGTGAAGAGCGCCGTCGGCAAGGGCACCACCTTCGAGGTGCGGGTGCCGGAGTCGCCGGTGAAGCTTCGTGCGTCGTCGAAGGACGTGGCCGCATGACGAGAGGCTTTTCATCGTCAGGGGCTTCGCCCCCGACACCCCCACCCCAGACACGGCCCTCGAAGACTCGGGGCGCTTCGCGCCCGCTTTCGCGGCCGCTTCTGGGGCCCCTCTTGGGGCTCGTGGTCGGGGTTGGGGGGTGCACGCGGGGGCATGTGCGGTCGATCGATGGGGCGGGGGCGAGCTTGCCGTTTCCGCTCTATACGCGGTGGGCGGCGGAGTATTCGGGGGCGCGCGTGAACTATCAGCCGCTCGGGTCGGGGGCGGGGGTGCGGCAGGTCTCGGACGGAGTGGTGGACTTCGGCGCGACCGACGAGCCGATGAGCGACGCGCAGCTGAAGGAGGCGCGCGCCGACCTCGTGCACGTGCCGATGACGATCGGCGCCGTCGTCATCGCGTTCAACGTCGCGGGGGTGAGCGAGCTGCGGCTCACGCCCGACGTCATCGCCGACGTCTTCCGCGGGACGATCGCGAAGTGGGACGATCCGCGCCTCGCCGGCGCGAACCCCGGCGTCGCGCTGCCGGCGGCGGACATCGCGGTCGTGCACCGCGCGGACGGGAGCGGCACGAGCGCGGCGTTCACGGCGTACCTCGCGAAGTCGAGCGAGGGCTGGCGCGCCGAGATCGGCGCCGGCGCGATGCCGCGCTTTCCGGTCGGCGTCGGCGTGCGCGGCAACGACGGCGTCACCGCGTACGTGAAGGCGACGCCGTGCTCGATCGGGTACGTCGAGCTCGCGTACGCGCGGCAGTCGCACCTCGCCGTCGCGCACGTGAGGAACCGCGCCGGCAAGTGGATGACACCCGACCTCGACTCGCTCGACCGCGCGGCGCGGAGCGCGCTGGGCCGCGTCCCGCCCGATCTCCGCGTGTCGATCGTCGACGCCGAGGACGACGGCGCGTACCCGATCGCCGCGCTCTCGTTCCTCGTCCTCCCCCGCGACGCGCGAGAGCGCGCGCGCGCGGAGGCGCTCTCTCGGTTCGTGTGGTGGGCGCTCCACGACGGCCAGCGCTACGCCGCCGAGCTCGACTACGCGCCGCTGCCGCCCGAGATCGTCACGCGCGCGGAGGTCGTCGTCCGCGGCCTCCGCGCCGAAGGAAGGCCGCTCTGACGATGCAGCGCGCCCTCGTCCCGCGCGACGCTCCGCGCACGCAGGAGGAGACCCGCGAGTCCGCGCGCTCGGCCGATCGCACCCTCGGCGCGCTCGGAGCGGGGGCGGCGGGCGCGCTCGCGCTCGTGCTGATCGGCGTCGCCGCGAGCGTCGTCCACCTCGCGTGGCCGAGCATCCGAGAGAACGGCGCGTCGTTCTGGATCGGCGCGACGTGGGACCCCGCCCGCGGCGCGTACGGCGCGCTCTCGTTCCTCTTCGGCACCGTCGTCACCGCCGCGGTCGCGCTCCTGCTCGCGGTGCCGGTCGGCCTCGGCGTCGCGGTGTTCCTCACCGACCTCGGTCCGAAGACGATGCGCCGGCCCGTCTCCGCGCTGGTGGAGCTCCTCGCCGCGGTGCCGAGCGTCGTCTACGGGCTGTGGGCCGCGCTCGTCCTCGCGCCGCTCTTGCGCGACTGGATCGAGCCCCTGCTCGGCGCGACCGGGCTCCCGATCTTCCGCGGCCCCTACCTCGGGGTCGGCCTCCTCTGCGCGTCGCTCGTCCTCGCGATCATGGTCCTCCCCACGATCGCGGCGGTCACGCGCGACGTCCTCGGCGCGGTGCCGAGCGAGCTCCGCGAAGGCGCGCTCGCGCTCGGCGCGACGCCGTGGGACGTCGTCCGCTTCGTCGTCGTGCCGCACGCACGGCGCGGCGTCGCGGGCGCGGTGCTCCTCGGCCTCGGCCGCGCGGTCGGCGAGACGATGGCGGTCGCGGCGGTGGTGGGGAGCCGCGCCGACGTCTCGTCGTCGCTCTTCGCGCCCGGCTACACGATGGCGAGCGTGATCGCGAACGAGTTCCCGACCGCGTCGACGGAGCTCCACGTCAGCGCGCTCGCCGAGGTCGGCGTCATGTTGTTCCTCGTCACGGTCGCCTTCAACGTCGCCGCGCGCGTCCTCGTCCGGAGCCGCGCGCGATGACCTCGAACGAGCTCGAGGCGGTCTACGCCGGGAGGAAGCTCGGCGATCGCGTCGCGCGCGGCCTCGCGAGCGCCGCCGTCCTCCTCGCGCTCCTCCCGCTCGTCGCGGTCTTCCTCTGGATCGCGGGCCGCGGCGTGCGCGCTCTCTCGCCTGCGTTCTTCGTCGAGCCGATCGGCGCGCGCGGCGCCGGGATGGCGAACGCGATCGCGGGCACGGTGCAGCTGGTCGTCTTCGCGAGCCTGATGGCGATCCCGCTCGGCATCGCGGGCGGCCTCTACCTCGCGGAGACGCGCGCGGCCCCGCTCTCGCGCGCGGTGCGCTTCGGCACCGACATCCTCGCCGGCGTGCCGTCGATCCTCGTCGGCGTCGTCGTCTACGCCGTCATCGTCGTGCAAATGAAGCACTTCTCCGCGTTCGCGGGGGCGACCGCGCTCGCGATCGTGATGTTGCCGCTCGTGATGCGCACGACCGACATCGTCGCGCGCACGGTGCCCGACTCGCTCCGCGAGGCCGCCCTCGCGCTCGGCGCCTCGCGCTGGCGCACCGCGATCTTCGTCGTCCTCCGCACCGCCGCGCCCGGCATACGATCGGGCTGCATGCTCGCCGTCGCGCGCGTCTGCGGCGAGACCGCGCCGCTCCTCTTCACCGCGTACAACAACCGCTTCTGGAGCGAGTCGCTCCTCGATCCGACCGCGAGCCTCCAGGTCCAGATCTTCACCTACACGATGACGCCGCGCGACGACTGGCACGCGCAAGCGTGGGCGGCCGCGCTCGTCCTCGTCACCTTCGTCGTCGTCCTCAACGTCGCCGCGCGCCGCCTCGTGCGCGCGGCGGAAGGGAGCGCCTCCGCATGAGCGTCGACTCGATCGACAGCATCCGCCTCCGCGGCGCGCGCCTCGATCTCGCCACGAACAGCGCGAAGATGCGCTCTGACGACCTCTCGGCGTGGTTCGGCGACAAGCGCGCGCTCGCCGGCATCTCGATGCCGCTCGTCGAGCACAAGGTCACCGCCGTGATCGGTCCCTCCGGCTGCGGGAAGTCGACCTTCATCCGCTGCCTCAACCGCATGCACGAGGTCGTCGCCGGCGCGCGGATCGCGGGCGACGTCTTCCTCGACGGCAAGAGCGTCTACCGCGACGAGGTCGATCCCGTGCGCGTGCGGCGGCGGGTGGGGATGGTATTCCAGAAGCCGAACCCGTTCCCGACGATGTCGATCCGCGACAACGTCCTCGCCGGCCTCCGCCTCTCCGGCATCGTCCCCGCCGACGCCGACGCGCTCGTGGAGGAGGTCCTCGGCCAGGCCGCGCTCTGGGACGAGGTGAAGGACGCGCTCGATCGCCCCGGCGGCGCGCTCTCCGGCGGCCAGCAGCAGCGCCTCTGCATCGCGCGCTGCCTCGCCCTCGAGCCCGAGGTCGTGCTGATGGACGAGCCCTGCTCCTCGCTCGACCCGATCGCGACCGCGAAGATCGAGGAGCTGATCCACGACCTCCGCGAGCGGTACACGATCGTGCTCGTCACCCACAGCATGCAGCAGGCCGCGCGCGCGTCGGACTACACCGCGTTCCTCTACCAGGGCGAGCTCGTCGAGTACGACCACGCCGACGTGATCTTCACGCGCCCCTCCGATCCTCGGACCGAGGACTAC
It includes:
- the pstC gene encoding phosphate ABC transporter permease subunit PstC, which encodes MQRALVPRDAPRTQEETRESARSADRTLGALGAGAAGALALVLIGVAASVVHLAWPSIRENGASFWIGATWDPARGAYGALSFLFGTVVTAAVALLLAVPVGLGVAVFLTDLGPKTMRRPVSALVELLAAVPSVVYGLWAALVLAPLLRDWIEPLLGATGLPIFRGPYLGVGLLCASLVLAIMVLPTIAAVTRDVLGAVPSELREGALALGATPWDVVRFVVVPHARRGVAGAVLLGLGRAVGETMAVAAVVGSRADVSSSLFAPGYTMASVIANEFPTASTELHVSALAEVGVMLFLVTVAFNVAARVLVRSRAR
- the pstS gene encoding phosphate ABC transporter substrate-binding protein PstS, yielding MPFPLYTRWAAEYSGARVNYQPLGSGAGVRQVSDGVVDFGATDEPMSDAQLKEARADLVHVPMTIGAVVIAFNVAGVSELRLTPDVIADVFRGTIAKWDDPRLAGANPGVALPAADIAVVHRADGSGTSAAFTAYLAKSSEGWRAEIGAGAMPRFPVGVGVRGNDGVTAYVKATPCSIGYVELAYARQSHLAVAHVRNRAGKWMTPDLDSLDRAARSALGRVPPDLRVSIVDAEDDGAYPIAALSFLVLPRDARERARAEALSRFVWWALHDGQRYAAELDYAPLPPEIVTRAEVVVRGLRAEGRPL
- a CDS encoding PAS domain-containing protein — its product is MSVKLRLRLFLLVWAVIAASVYWASRAPASALGIGFVAAAIVTVVSVRWFDETVRPITTAHEQLAGNFSRAAYELAGERDLVRRILDGMQEGVLLLDKDGRVALMNPSLREMLLLQADVIGKPLLEVVRHAELKEILDRARTTKKRSEGEVEVGGLKPRHLLVRATAFTGSMGALAKTRSEDGALLAVFFDVTDVRRLESLRRDFVANVSHELRTPVTAVLSAAETLDLALDKDPEGARRFLGIIERNASRLQGLIEDLLDLSRIESRELRLRPERFGFESFAAHLVGLFRERADKKRITLRLDCPRALEIDCDRRALEQVLTNLVDNAVKYCPEGCAISLHAERTEKATLIRVVDDGPGIAAQHIARLFERFYRVDAGRSREMGGTGLGLSICKHLVEAMGGSIDVKSAVGKGTTFEVRVPESPVKLRASSKDVAA
- the pstB gene encoding phosphate ABC transporter ATP-binding protein, which gives rise to MRSDDLSAWFGDKRALAGISMPLVEHKVTAVIGPSGCGKSTFIRCLNRMHEVVAGARIAGDVFLDGKSVYRDEVDPVRVRRRVGMVFQKPNPFPTMSIRDNVLAGLRLSGIVPADADALVEEVLGQAALWDEVKDALDRPGGALSGGQQQRLCIARCLALEPEVVLMDEPCSSLDPIATAKIEELIHDLRERYTIVLVTHSMQQAARASDYTAFLYQGELVEYDHADVIFTRPSDPRTEDYITGRFG
- the pstA gene encoding phosphate ABC transporter permease PstA, whose product is MTSNELEAVYAGRKLGDRVARGLASAAVLLALLPLVAVFLWIAGRGVRALSPAFFVEPIGARGAGMANAIAGTVQLVVFASLMAIPLGIAGGLYLAETRAAPLSRAVRFGTDILAGVPSILVGVVVYAVIVVQMKHFSAFAGATALAIVMLPLVMRTTDIVARTVPDSLREAALALGASRWRTAIFVVLRTAAPGIRSGCMLAVARVCGETAPLLFTAYNNRFWSESLLDPTASLQVQIFTYTMTPRDDWHAQAWAAALVLVTFVVVLNVAARRLVRAAEGSASA
- a CDS encoding glycosyltransferase family 2 protein; this encodes MLHERKVYVVVPALDEALHIGRVIATMPRFVDHVFVVDDGSGDGTGQVALSGGDPRVRVLRHDERRGVGAAIATGYAEALREGGDALDAIAVMAGDGQMHPDDLAAVVMPIVRGQADYVKGDRMGAYGVHRKMGLPRWIGGRVFSLLTSLAIREPIRDSQCGYTALARRATEGLDLAGLWPGFGYPNDLLGQLAARAERIREVPVQAIYGDETSKLKLRHLPPFFFIIGRAALRRARSGAARVSPGWMTPEGEPLRPASDVSP
- a CDS encoding response regulator transcription factor codes for the protein MARILVIEDETDIQQVLDYNLREKGHKVYIAGTGEEGLKLAKEKRPDLVLLDLMLPGIPGTEVCKMLKADAATKNTQVVMLTAKGEEIDRVVGFELGADDYVVKPFSVRELLLRVQAILRRSQGEQEAAQGFEFGTLKVDREAHRVWANGNELELTALEFKLLVTLYDRRNRVQTRSALLSDVWGIDADITTRTVDTHVKRLREKLGSAGDYIETVRGVGYRFTDSPEAAQPNGDAVP